Genomic window (Blastocatellia bacterium):
CAAATTAGCCTAGTAGGTGCTAGCGGTGCTGGAAAATCAACCATTGCAGCCTTGCTTTGTGGCTTATATGAACCTAGTCACGGAACAATAGAAATTAATGGTTATGATATTCAAGACATAAAACTAGATAGCCTTAGGCAAGTTGTTGCTATGGTTGCAGATGCTAATGAAATTTTTGAAGGCACGATTGAAGAAAATATTTTAGTTGGTCGTGATTGGATAAGTCATGAAGATGTCCGATGGGCTTTATCTGTAACTCAATTAACAGACGACATTACACGTATGCCACAAGGCTTAAAAACTAAGCTGGTTAGTGCTGGTGCTAATCTTTCTCGTGGTCAAATACAAAGGCTTTTAATTGCTCGTGCTATTGTTGATCATCCACAGCTATTAATACTTGATGAAGCTTTTTCTAGCATTGATGAGAGAACAAAACTAAAAATCCTAGACGAAATATTTGATAAAAAATATGGCTGGACAATTATTGATATCTCTCATGACCCGACAGTAATTATGCGTACCAAAATGGTTTATGTTATGGGCGAAGGGAAAATTCTTGAGTTTGGTACACCAAAGAATTTAACACGTTATTATCAAGGTGCATTTCTAGATCTTTTCCCAACATTACTTCAAACAACTGCTAGGAGATAAAGGAGATATGGTGGCAACTGAAAACCCAATCAAAACAGATACAAAAGAAAACCTTGAGCTAGCACAAAGTCCAAAAGCTTTGGCCCTAATTAATGACAAAGCTTATGGGTTAAAGTCACTTAATTTGACTTCTACACCTAACACATTACGCAATCTAGCTATGTTGCTAATATTAATTTTAGCTTTAATCATTAATGGATTAATTTTTATTCCTTGGCAGCAAACTGTTGTTGGAAATGGGAAAATAATAATTTTTTCCCCAATGGATAGACCACAAAATATTGAAGCACAAATACCTGGTAGAATAATTAAGTGGGACGTTTATGAGGGTCAAATTGTCAAGGAAGGTGACATAATTGCCGAACTGTCAGACATTGACTCAAAGTTTTTAGATTCTAATCAGGTTGGCCGTTTAGAAAAACAAAAAGAGATGTTGCAATCTCGTCGTAGTGCTGCAATGACACGCAGTGCCGCGCTTGAAGAGCAATATAAATCACTAAATCAATCTAGGAATGTAGCAATTCCAACAGCCGGCGAACGAGCTAAACAAACTGAAGATAGATTGCGAGCGGCTGAACAAATGGTTAAAGCGGCTGAACAAAATTTGATGACATCTGAGCTTAATTTTAAGCGTATTGGTGAGCTAAACGAAAAAGGCTTGCGATCTAATCGAGATCGTGAACTTTCAGAACTTGATTTTATTCGTGCTAAAACTGAGCTAGAACGCGCACAAGCAATGCTTGAAATTGCTAAAAGTGACACAACTGTTGGAAGATTAGACCAGGTTAAAGTAGCTAGCGACACGGCTGCAACGCTAAATAATATAGAAGCGTCAATGGCTTCTGTCCAAGAAACTATGGCATCAATTAACAATGATTTACTTAAATTAGAGATAGATTTGCAAAATATGCGTGTACGAAGCACACAACAAATTATTCGCGCTCCTAGAAATGGGCAAATAGTCCGGTTGTTAAAAGTTGGTGCTGGTGAAACAGTCAAAGCTGGGGATGTGCTAGCAGTTATTGCACCACAAACTAATGATCAAGCTGTAGAACTTTATGTTTCTGACAATGATGCTCCATTAGTTTCTGTAGGTTCTCCTGTACGTTTGCAATTTGCTGGTTGGCCTGCAATTCAATTTTCTGGCTGGCCTTCAATTGCTGTAGGCACATTTGGCGGACGTGTAGCAGTTATTGACCCTGTAGATGATGGCAAAAGTCGTTACAGAATAATTGTAAAAGCTGACCAAGAATTAATTGCTAGTGGTAAAGACGACCCTTGGCCCGATGCCAGATATCTGCGCCCCGGTGCAGAAGTAAGCGGATGGGTAATGCTTAACACAGTCTCGCTTGGCTTTGAGCTATGGCGACAATTTAATGGTTTTCCTCCAACAATAGAACTTGAATCCTTAAAAGATAAAGGTAAAAAGTAGGAGATTAACCAAGATGAAAAACATAGTTTTAGCAGTTTTAACTCTAATTATTTTGCTATTTAACTCTGTTGCTATTTATGCTCAAGTTGATAGTTTTAATAATAATCAGAAAAATAACTTGACACCTTTATTTTTAGAGTCGGTGCTTAAACAAGTTGATTTTAATCATCCTAAATTAATAGGAATGAATATTGAGCGCAAAATAGCATCAGCTAAATTACTAGAAAAACAAGGTGCTTTTGACCCTACGCTTTCTTTTAATAGTGAATATATTCGATTTAATAGCACTACAACTAGAGGAAAGCTTAGATCTACATTTCAAAATGAAGTTGTTATGGAAATTACAACTAGAGCAGGATTAAAGTTTTTAGCAGGTTCTCGTTTTAATCTTGGTAGTGTTAAATCTCCCCTTTCTTCAACAGGCGATGCAGGAGAATATTTTGGTGGGATAAAAATGCCTTTTCTTCGTGGTGCAAGAATTAATGAAAAGGCGGCAGCAGAAAACCAAGCTAAATTAGGCGAATCTTTGGCAACAACAAACTTTGAAGAAGTACGACTTGAATTACTTAAAAAAGCTAGTGATAGTTATTGGGATTGGGTTGCAGCTAAAAGACGTTTAGATGTTGCAAATAATATTTATAATTTGGCTAAATTTCGTTTTGAAGCTGTCCAAGAGCGTGTCAAACTAGGCGATTTACCAAAAATAGATGGGGTAGAAGCTGAACAAGAACTACAACGCCGACAAGGAAATATTATTAAAGCTGAACGGGATTTGCAAAAGGCTGCTTTTAAGTTATCGCTTTTTCTGTGGGATGATAGAGGCATTCCAGAGGACACACCCTCCCCTGAACGTGTTCCAGTTTATTTTGGGAGTATTATACGCTTTACAGATGAGCAGCTTAATTTAGGCAAAATGTCGGCTATGGCGCGTCGGCCTGAACTACGAGCAATTAATATTAATCAAGACATTAGCAAAATAGACTTTAATCTAGCTTCTAATCAGCGTATGCCTGTTTTAGACTTGTTTGTTGTGCCGGGCCGAGACACCGGAATTGACTCTGTAGGAAATACATTAAAATTTGGTGTTAATATTGTCTTGCCTTTAAGACAACGTACAGCAGAAGGAAAAATGGCGGCTGCAAGGCTTAAAATAGATAAGCTTTCTGTAGAGCAAAGAGCCGAGCAACAACGAATAGTAACCGAAGTAGCAGACGCTATTTCTGCTATTAATACAACTTATGATCGATATATGGTAGCTTTGAAAGAAGTGAATTTGGCTAGAGAATTAGAACGTGGTGAGCGTCAAAAATTTGATTTAGGCGATAGCACAATATTTTTAGTTAACCAACGTGAGCGAGCAACTGCTGAGGCAGAAGTAAAATTAGTTGATATTGAAGCCGAGTACCAACAAGCTGTTGCTGCTTATCGTGCTGCTACTGCACAATTTTAGATTTGCTAAATTAAAGTTTTCAAAGGAAGCTGCTAATGAGCATAGAAAACAATATAAATGTTAGAGAAGCAAGAGTAGAAGATATAGAAACACTGTGTAAAATACGCAATAATGAAGAATTATTTAGAGGATATTTAGATGAATGCCAAGGAGGAAAAGCATATTTTTTGGTAGCAGAAATAGAAGAAAAAATAGCTGGTTTTGGCCTAGTTTATTTAGACATAACAAAAACAGGGAAAAAGAAATCTCATTTGCCAAAACTAAGCGATTTGTATGTTACCGAAAGTTACAGAAACAAAGGTGTTGCAACAACTTTAGTTAAATTTAGAGAATCACTTGCAATACAATATGGGCATTCTCAAATATATGTTAGTATAGATCCTAATGAAAGCCCTGAAATGATTAATTTAGCTAAAAAACTTGGCTATCTCCCATTACAAACAGATCCTTATCCTGTTACAGCTACCTTTTATGATCATCAAGGCCAAGCTTATGAAAAAACATACTTTAGGCTAGATTTCAAAAAATCCTTACTATAATTTTGATAAAGGCTCGTATGAATTTAATATTTTATTTAACTCATCAAAATTTATCGGTTTAGTAATAAAGTCATTCATTCCAACAATAAAGCATTTTTCCTTAAATTCTGTAATTGCATGAGCAGTCATAGCAATAATTGGGATATTGCAATTTTCATCACCTGCTGCACCAGCACGGATGGTTTCTGTAGCAGTTAATCCATCCATTTTTGGCATTTCTATATCCATTAAAATTAGGTCAATCGTATTGTTTTTTAGCTGTTGAATTACTTCTTCGCCATTAGTAGCAACAATTACTTTATGTGATAATTTTTCTAACAGCTTGGTAGCTACTTTACGATTTATTAATTCATCTTCTGCCAACAAAATTCTTAGACTTTTATTAGCTTGTTTAATCAATGGGATACTTTTGTCAGAATGTGTTTTGCTTACTTTACTTTCTTCTGACAGTGCTAGCGTTAATTCAAAAGAAAAAATACTACCTTTATTAACTTCACTATCTAGCTTAATAGTGCTATCCATTAATTCTATTAATTGTCTGCAAATAGCAAGTCCCAGGCCAGTACCACCATATTCTCGTGTGGTAGAGCTTTCTGCTTGGCTAAAATTTTCAAATATTTGATCTTGTTTTTCTGGAGCAATACCAATACCAGTATCAGCAATGGCAAAATAAATAGTTGTGCGTTCTTTAGTTATTTTTAATTGTTTAGCTGTTAAAGTAATAGATCCTTTTTCTGTAAATTTAATAGCATTATTTAGTAAATTAACTAATACTTGACGCAAGCGTATAGAATCACCTTTAACATATTTTGGTAAATCTGTAGATTTATCTAACTCTAACAGCAAATTTTTTTGCTTAGTCTGAACATTAAATATCTGTATAATATTATCTAGTAACTCTACCAGATTAAAATCTACTATTTCTAATTCTAGTTTTCCTGCCTCTATTTTTGATAAATCTAAAATATCATTGATTATTCCTAATAGATGGTGTGATGAATGGTTAACTATTTGTAAGTTTTCTTTCTGTTGTTCAGTTAGGTTAGTATCTAATGTCAAATTAGTCATTCCAATAATAGCATTCATTGGTGTTCTAATTTCGTGGCTCATTTTGGCTAAAAATAGACTTTTGGCCTTACTTGCCATTTCTGCTTGTTGTTTAGCCAAAAGTAGTTCTTCTGTACGTTCTGCAACACGTTTTTCTAATTCTTTGTTCATTGCTTGTAAAGTAGTATTTAATTGGTTTTGCAAATATAGAGCTTGTTCTTTTTGTTGAAGTGTTTGTGTTTGTGCTTGTGTAGTTTCTTCTTTTAAGGTGTTTATCTGATCTGCTAGTGCTAATGACCAAAAAAGCGTTGTTAAAACAATCCCTACCTGATATCCATGTTCAATTATCGTGTTACTAGGAAGTAAAGAAAAAATAAATGCAATACGAGCAAAAACGGGTAAAATCAGCGGCACCCAAGCTAATATATAGTAGCGTGTTTGACGATAGCCTTTTTGCCAAACTATTAAAGAAATAGTTAAACAGACAACAGAAGTAATTATTCCTAAAATATTTATTACTTGGCTTAATAAACCATAGCTAATAAATGGAATAGCTAATAACGACATTAAAAATAAAGCTATTAAAATTAAAACTACTTGATAGGCATAAAAAAGGGTTTCCTTTATATGTAGAAAAGCTGCTGTAAATTTTAGAAAAGTAATAAATATTAAAATAGTGCTTAAAGGAACTAAAAAAGCTATAGAACTTTTTGTTGTAGGCCAAACATATTGTTGTCCCAGTCCATCAAATGAAACTTGAAATAAAGTTACACTTAGCAAAAATAAAACATAATATAAATAGCTTTTCTCTCTTAAATGATAAAACAAAAATAGATGATATCCTGCTATTGCTAGTAAACAGCCGTAAAATAAACCCATTAATAAATAATCTAGTGTTTGTTTTTGTAAAAATAGCTCTAAGGATTGAATTGTTAAGGATATAACCATTACAGCTTGGCTTTGGTAGCGTAAATAAATAATTTTTTCTTGATTATCATCAAAGGTGAGATTAAAAACTAACAACCTAGATTCAATTTCTCGACTAGTAAAAGGTTCTAATGTACCTACTTTAATATGCTTAAAATCCCGATTATTATTTGATTGGTAAAAATCTAAAAAATGTGTATTAGGATAATTGCTAACTAATAACCATTTTTTACTTAAATCACTATTATTTTTAACACGAAATCTAACCCAATAGGTGTTGCGAGTAAAACCAAAGTTAGGAATTTTTTTGTCATTAGCAATAAATTTACTGTCATATTCTAAAGAGCTAACCTGTTGAATAGTTAGTTCATTAGTAGGATCTACTAGTATTTCTAAATTCAACCCTAATATATATTGTGTAATACTATCGCTTAAATCCAAAGTAGTTTTGCTGATTAAAGCCTTATCGCTCTCTATTGATTGGCAATAACTTACTGTAGTAAGTAGTAAAAAAAACAGCCAAGCAATTCCCAATACTTTAAGGATAAATTTAAGCATTTATTGGCCCAACTTTAGCTAAAAACCTTACCTAATGGATAATTTGGTGGAACAAAGAAAATCTTTTTTTAGATTTAATTAATTTAATACATCTTTTTCAATGTTATATTTTTTGATTTTCAAGTAAAGAGAATTTCTTGATAGTCCAAGTTTTTTTGCTGCTGGCTCAACACGGCCATTAGTGCTTTTCAGGACTCGCTCAATATGTCGTTTTTCATTTTCTTCAAGTGTTAAACTTGTATCATCTAATGCAGCTATATTAGTAGGTGTGTTAACTGTGCTAACAAGTTGATTAGCTGATAAAGTTTGGGGTTGAGACGCTTTAGAAGGAAAATCTAAGAGCAAATCTTTGTCCGTTAAAACTTCGCTATTGCTAAATAAAACTGCACGCTCTAACACATTTCTTAGTTGGCGAATATTTCCCGGCCAATGATAGCTTTGTAATGCTTTTTCTGCTGTTACAGAGAGTGTAATTTCCTTATGTTTTAATGGAGAAAGTTCTTTTAATAAATGTTTGGCTATGATTGGAATATCAGTCACTCGGCTTCGTAAAGCAGGAGTTTCTAAAGGAATTGTGCTAATACGAAAATAAAGGTCGCTACGAAATTTCTTTTCTTCCACAAGTTGGTTTAAGTCCTGATGTGTAGCGGCAATTAGACGAACATCTACTTGACGATCTGCGGTGCTTCCAAGTCTACGGAAGCGTTTTTCTTCTAAAACTTTTAGTAACTTAGGTTGAATTTGTGGATCAACATCTCCAATTTCATCTAAAAATATTGTTCCACGATGTCCAACTTCAAAAAGCCC
Coding sequences:
- a CDS encoding GNAT family N-acetyltransferase; the protein is MSIENNINVREARVEDIETLCKIRNNEELFRGYLDECQGGKAYFLVAEIEEKIAGFGLVYLDITKTGKKKSHLPKLSDLYVTESYRNKGVATTLVKFRESLAIQYGHSQIYVSIDPNESPEMINLAKKLGYLPLQTDPYPVTATFYDHQGQAYEKTYFRLDFKKSLL
- a CDS encoding response regulator, with the translated sequence MLKFILKVLGIAWLFFLLLTTVSYCQSIESDKALISKTTLDLSDSITQYILGLNLEILVDPTNELTIQQVSSLEYDSKFIANDKKIPNFGFTRNTYWVRFRVKNNSDLSKKWLLVSNYPNTHFLDFYQSNNNRDFKHIKVGTLEPFTSREIESRLLVFNLTFDDNQEKIIYLRYQSQAVMVISLTIQSLELFLQKQTLDYLLMGLFYGCLLAIAGYHLFLFYHLREKSYLYYVLFLLSVTLFQVSFDGLGQQYVWPTTKSSIAFLVPLSTILIFITFLKFTAAFLHIKETLFYAYQVVLILIALFLMSLLAIPFISYGLLSQVINILGIITSVVCLTISLIVWQKGYRQTRYYILAWVPLILPVFARIAFIFSLLPSNTIIEHGYQVGIVLTTLFWSLALADQINTLKEETTQAQTQTLQQKEQALYLQNQLNTTLQAMNKELEKRVAERTEELLLAKQQAEMASKAKSLFLAKMSHEIRTPMNAIIGMTNLTLDTNLTEQQKENLQIVNHSSHHLLGIINDILDLSKIEAGKLELEIVDFNLVELLDNIIQIFNVQTKQKNLLLELDKSTDLPKYVKGDSIRLRQVLVNLLNNAIKFTEKGSITLTAKQLKITKERTTIYFAIADTGIGIAPEKQDQIFENFSQAESSTTREYGGTGLGLAICRQLIELMDSTIKLDSEVNKGSIFSFELTLALSEESKVSKTHSDKSIPLIKQANKSLRILLAEDELINRKVATKLLEKLSHKVIVATNGEEVIQQLKNNTIDLILMDIEMPKMDGLTATETIRAGAAGDENCNIPIIAMTAHAITEFKEKCFIVGMNDFITKPINFDELNKILNSYEPLSKL
- a CDS encoding sigma-54-dependent Fis family transcriptional regulator; the encoded protein is MSRNKILVVDDEPGIRFGIRKFLGSKGYNVLEAFNCEKAKEIFRNSQPDAAIIDYSLPDGTALDLLSIFKEIAPDVPLLILTAHGSIELAVKAIKQGAEQFLTKPIELPALLVILERLLENHRNRQKLIANKTQQARKSLNPFLGSSPLIQQLKERVERVINADSPILILGETGTGKGVLAKWIHENSSRSDEAFVDLNCAGLTKEFLETELFGHEKGAFTSAVSSKAGLFEVGHRGTIFLDEIGDVDPQIQPKLLKVLEEKRFRRLGSTADRQVDVRLIAATHQDLNQLVEEKKFRSDLYFRISTIPLETPALRSRVTDIPIIAKHLLKELSPLKHKEITLSVTAEKALQSYHWPGNIRQLRNVLERAVLFSNSEVLTDKDLLLDFPSKASQPQTLSANQLVSTVNTPTNIAALDDTSLTLEENEKRHIERVLKSTNGRVEPAAKKLGLSRNSLYLKIKKYNIEKDVLN
- a CDS encoding HlyD family efflux transporter periplasmic adaptor subunit, whose product is MVATENPIKTDTKENLELAQSPKALALINDKAYGLKSLNLTSTPNTLRNLAMLLILILALIINGLIFIPWQQTVVGNGKIIIFSPMDRPQNIEAQIPGRIIKWDVYEGQIVKEGDIIAELSDIDSKFLDSNQVGRLEKQKEMLQSRRSAAMTRSAALEEQYKSLNQSRNVAIPTAGERAKQTEDRLRAAEQMVKAAEQNLMTSELNFKRIGELNEKGLRSNRDRELSELDFIRAKTELERAQAMLEIAKSDTTVGRLDQVKVASDTAATLNNIEASMASVQETMASINNDLLKLEIDLQNMRVRSTQQIIRAPRNGQIVRLLKVGAGETVKAGDVLAVIAPQTNDQAVELYVSDNDAPLVSVGSPVRLQFAGWPAIQFSGWPSIAVGTFGGRVAVIDPVDDGKSRYRIIVKADQELIASGKDDPWPDARYLRPGAEVSGWVMLNTVSLGFELWRQFNGFPPTIELESLKDKGKK
- a CDS encoding TolC family protein translates to MKNIVLAVLTLIILLFNSVAIYAQVDSFNNNQKNNLTPLFLESVLKQVDFNHPKLIGMNIERKIASAKLLEKQGAFDPTLSFNSEYIRFNSTTTRGKLRSTFQNEVVMEITTRAGLKFLAGSRFNLGSVKSPLSSTGDAGEYFGGIKMPFLRGARINEKAAAENQAKLGESLATTNFEEVRLELLKKASDSYWDWVAAKRRLDVANNIYNLAKFRFEAVQERVKLGDLPKIDGVEAEQELQRRQGNIIKAERDLQKAAFKLSLFLWDDRGIPEDTPSPERVPVYFGSIIRFTDEQLNLGKMSAMARRPELRAININQDISKIDFNLASNQRMPVLDLFVVPGRDTGIDSVGNTLKFGVNIVLPLRQRTAEGKMAAARLKIDKLSVEQRAEQQRIVTEVADAISAINTTYDRYMVALKEVNLARELERGERQKFDLGDSTIFLVNQRERATAEAEVKLVDIEAEYQQAVAAYRAATAQF